Proteins encoded by one window of Sulfurospirillum barnesii SES-3:
- a CDS encoding tRNA dihydrouridine synthase, which produces MNREIDFERGILALAPLAGFTDLPFRSVVKKFGADVTFSEMISANALRYGSEKTLKMLTKSPLETPYIVQIAGSDLESIKQAVLILNGIEGIDGIDLNCGCPVPKMVAQEAGSSLLLNLGHMQKVIETIKTYSNKRYTSAKVRLGFNTKIPEEIAKACEGAGVDFMSIHGRTRSGAYKAEVDYEAIARAKEAVRIPVIANGDITSYEKALHVKEITGCKSLMIGRGAVGNPWIFYQLKNECIHVEKTKILEIVLEHYDAMVNFYGEKGVSIFRKHLHTYSKGFREASEFRDTINRIEDKMQMREAIERFFAQ; this is translated from the coding sequence ATGAATCGTGAAATAGACTTTGAGCGAGGGATTTTAGCCCTTGCTCCTCTTGCTGGATTTACAGACCTTCCTTTTCGTTCCGTTGTTAAAAAATTTGGTGCAGATGTTACTTTTTCTGAAATGATTAGTGCAAATGCCCTGCGCTATGGCTCAGAAAAAACCCTCAAAATGCTGACAAAATCTCCGCTTGAAACGCCCTATATTGTTCAAATAGCAGGGTCTGATTTGGAATCAATTAAACAAGCTGTTCTTATTTTAAATGGAATTGAGGGTATTGACGGGATTGATTTGAATTGTGGGTGTCCTGTACCTAAAATGGTTGCACAAGAAGCAGGCTCATCTCTTTTACTCAATTTAGGGCATATGCAAAAAGTCATTGAGACGATTAAAACCTATTCTAATAAGCGCTACACCAGTGCAAAAGTGCGTTTGGGTTTTAATACAAAAATTCCTGAAGAAATAGCCAAAGCCTGTGAGGGGGCGGGTGTTGATTTCATGAGTATACACGGACGAACACGCTCTGGTGCGTATAAGGCTGAGGTAGATTATGAAGCGATTGCACGAGCCAAAGAAGCCGTTCGTATTCCTGTGATTGCCAATGGTGACATTACCAGTTATGAAAAAGCGTTACATGTAAAAGAGATTACAGGCTGTAAGAGTTTGATGATTGGTCGAGGAGCCGTGGGGAATCCATGGATTTTTTATCAGCTTAAAAATGAGTGCATTCATGTTGAAAAAACAAAGATTTTAGAGATTGTCCTAGAGCATTACGATGCAATGGTGAATTTTTATGGTGAAAAAGGAGTCTCTATTTTCCGTAAGCACCTTCACACCTATTCAAAAGGTTTTCGTGAAGCCTCAGAATTTAGAGATACCATCAATCGCATTGAAGATAAAATGCAGATGCGTGAAGCGATTGAGCGCTTTTTTGCTCAATAA
- a CDS encoding AEC family transporter: MTIAISILSIYAFIFLGFMAKRMLKEEMNEKGMILMSIYFLQPMLSFWGLSTKPIELELLQAPFWYLLISFICVLLSSAIAYLFFKDDIKEKSIVTICVVLGNTGNLGIPLGMALFGEASIIYMSMINITNVFVVYTLGVYFYSRGNFSIKQSLLNIIKLPVIWFASLALIMNVCDIQLHPAMKTPLQMGAYCTMVIQLVIFGMYLYNIKLRSINYKLLLHVSLIKFIMTPLIAGWILYGILDLEPMLATLIFIELIVPLAVTNVNLAALYECKPLDVTVLVFFTSLVFIPFFIFVSNLLQHFRIVSLI, translated from the coding sequence ATGACGATTGCTATTTCGATTTTGTCTATTTATGCCTTTATTTTTTTAGGCTTTATGGCAAAACGCATGCTCAAAGAGGAGATGAATGAGAAGGGCATGATTTTAATGTCCATCTATTTTCTACAACCCATGCTCTCGTTTTGGGGACTCTCAACCAAACCCATTGAACTTGAACTCTTACAAGCGCCCTTTTGGTATTTACTGATTTCATTTATTTGTGTGCTTTTAAGTTCAGCAATTGCGTATCTCTTTTTTAAAGACGATATTAAAGAAAAATCCATTGTGACGATTTGTGTTGTTTTAGGAAATACAGGCAATCTTGGTATTCCCTTAGGTATGGCTCTTTTTGGAGAAGCTTCCATTATCTATATGAGTATGATTAATATCACCAATGTTTTTGTTGTCTACACATTGGGAGTTTATTTTTACTCCAGAGGAAACTTTAGCATTAAACAATCCCTCCTTAATATTATCAAACTACCTGTCATTTGGTTTGCCTCTTTAGCCTTGATTATGAATGTGTGTGACATACAACTTCACCCTGCCATGAAAACACCTCTGCAAATGGGCGCATACTGTACTATGGTGATTCAATTGGTGATTTTTGGTATGTATTTGTACAACATTAAACTGCGTAGCATTAACTATAAATTGCTTTTACATGTAAGCCTGATTAAGTTTATCATGACACCATTGATTGCGGGATGGATTTTGTATGGTATCCTTGATTTGGAGCCTATGTTAGCCACACTGATTTTCATTGAACTTATTGTTCCACTTGCTGTAACCAATGTCAATTTAGCAGCATTGTATGAGTGTAAACCCCTTGATGTAACCGTGCTTGTCTTTTTTACCTCTTTAGTTTTTATACCTTTTTTTATTTTTGTAAGCAATTTACTGCAACACTTTCGTATTGTGAGCCTGATATGA
- a CDS encoding inositol monophosphatase family protein has protein sequence MNFIEASLCANEELYTLLHVKGLVQEHHLAFDVGAGGDVSVGIDLVAEKIFIKYLLPFGEIHSEESGVIKSPTASARIVLDPIDGSENLLSHLPYYGTSVAYFEAGKCTQAVIANLANGDVFIKDEKGLRRGKIGSKNFLHVEKNSFSKVGIFERSYASLQMHEKLHNAQIKYRSPGAFALSLAYAHEVAFVLYVGKMRSYDVEAGLFMCERLYTFHQGDIFLVSKDKETLDKIIGLFKSD, from the coding sequence ATGAATTTTATAGAGGCCAGTTTGTGTGCCAATGAGGAACTGTATACGCTTTTACATGTAAAGGGTCTAGTCCAAGAACATCACCTTGCTTTTGACGTAGGAGCAGGAGGGGATGTGAGTGTGGGGATTGATTTAGTAGCGGAGAAGATTTTCATCAAGTATCTTTTGCCTTTTGGAGAGATTCATTCAGAAGAGAGTGGGGTAATAAAAAGTCCCACTGCTTCTGCTCGTATTGTACTTGATCCTATCGATGGGAGTGAAAATCTGCTTTCTCATTTGCCCTATTATGGCACCTCTGTGGCCTATTTTGAAGCAGGAAAATGCACCCAAGCGGTGATCGCTAATTTAGCCAATGGCGATGTTTTTATTAAAGATGAAAAAGGCTTAAGGCGAGGCAAAATTGGCTCAAAAAACTTTTTACATGTAGAGAAAAATAGCTTTTCAAAAGTGGGTATTTTTGAACGCTCTTATGCTTCTTTGCAAATGCATGAAAAACTTCACAACGCACAGATAAAGTACCGCTCTCCTGGTGCGTTTGCTCTTTCTTTAGCCTATGCGCATGAAGTTGCGTTTGTTCTTTATGTGGGAAAAATGCGCTCGTATGATGTGGAAGCAGGCTTGTTTATGTGTGAGCGTTTATACACATTTCATCAAGGTGATATTTTTCTCGTAAGTAAAGATAAGGAAACTTTGGATAAAATAATAGGCTTATTTAAAAGCGATTAG
- a CDS encoding 23S rRNA (pseudouridine(1915)-N(3))-methyltransferase RlmH yields the protein MNIGFFTIEKSSDKTIDAMASEYTKMISRFAKVEETKIFNKHIASAQMIGAKEAKASYTKAYEPFLKGYNIALDVQGDVLDSEAFSRLFDHDVNINFFIGGAFGFEEAFLGKTQKIISLSRLTYAHKIAKVVLFEQVYRGLCIKNNHPYHK from the coding sequence ATGAATATAGGTTTTTTTACGATTGAAAAAAGTAGTGACAAGACCATTGATGCGATGGCGAGTGAGTATACGAAAATGATCTCTCGTTTTGCAAAAGTAGAAGAGACAAAGATTTTTAACAAACACATTGCTTCTGCACAAATGATAGGTGCTAAAGAAGCAAAAGCTTCATACACAAAAGCATATGAGCCTTTTTTAAAGGGCTACAACATAGCCCTTGATGTACAAGGTGACGTATTAGACAGTGAGGCATTTAGTAGACTTTTTGATCATGATGTGAACATAAATTTTTTTATCGGAGGTGCGTTTGGCTTTGAAGAGGCTTTTTTAGGCAAAACTCAAAAGATTATAAGTTTAAGTAGATTAACATATGCGCACAAAATTGCCAAGGTGGTTTTGTTTGAGCAGGTGTATCGGGGATTGTGTATAAAAAACAACCATCCCTATCACAAATAG
- a CDS encoding glutamate synthase subunit beta, producing the protein MQNFINEERIEPRKRSTSDRVRDFKEIYEVMGREDAKEQAERCIQCGDPFCHSKCPLHNYIPFWLKATSGMKRELAFNLSNESNPYPEITGRICPQDRLCEGDCTLNDGYGAITIGAIETFISEEGFKKGLKPSFPGITTKKKVAIIGAGPAGLACATYLLRAGIAVSLYDKQNRAGGLLTYGIPGFKLDKEVVARRVKWLEEAGMRLHVNTDVGKGLSFDEVAHSHDAIFLGIGAESPRKANIANENAEGVFLAIDFLRSIQKKLFNEAYDKKFEVKGKNVVVIGGGDTAMDCLRTSIREGAKSVTCLYRRDKYNMPGSKKEFKNAIEEGAEFVYNVTPKEILVNSEGHVVGIDMHKTILGAKDASCRQCVEIVKGGDFRVDADVIIFALGFTPTIPRFLAENGIEVNKSGCIMVNHEYQTSKSGVYAGGDCKRGSDLVVTAAKEGKEAAMHIIKKLLG; encoded by the coding sequence ATGCAAAATTTTATCAATGAAGAAAGAATTGAACCCCGTAAGCGCTCAACCAGTGATAGGGTAAGAGATTTTAAAGAGATTTATGAAGTAATGGGACGTGAAGATGCAAAAGAGCAAGCAGAGCGCTGTATTCAATGCGGTGACCCGTTTTGTCATAGCAAATGCCCGTTGCACAATTACATCCCTTTTTGGCTTAAGGCTACCAGTGGTATGAAGCGAGAGTTGGCATTTAATCTCTCCAATGAGAGCAACCCTTATCCTGAGATTACAGGGCGTATTTGTCCGCAAGATAGACTCTGTGAGGGGGATTGTACGCTCAATGATGGCTATGGTGCGATTACCATTGGAGCCATTGAGACGTTTATCTCTGAAGAAGGTTTTAAAAAGGGACTCAAACCCTCTTTCCCTGGAATTACCACAAAGAAAAAAGTGGCAATCATTGGCGCAGGACCTGCTGGGCTTGCATGTGCGACATATTTGTTAAGAGCGGGAATTGCAGTCAGTTTATACGATAAGCAAAACAGAGCAGGCGGGCTTTTAACCTATGGAATTCCTGGCTTTAAGCTGGATAAAGAGGTTGTCGCACGTCGTGTGAAGTGGCTCGAAGAAGCAGGCATGCGCTTACATGTAAACACAGATGTAGGCAAAGGGTTAAGCTTTGATGAGGTGGCGCACAGTCATGATGCTATTTTTCTAGGCATTGGTGCGGAGAGTCCACGAAAAGCCAATATTGCCAATGAAAATGCAGAGGGCGTTTTTCTTGCCATTGATTTTTTACGCTCTATTCAAAAAAAGCTTTTTAATGAAGCCTACGATAAAAAGTTTGAAGTTAAAGGTAAAAATGTTGTGGTCATCGGTGGTGGTGATACGGCAATGGATTGTTTACGAACATCTATTCGTGAGGGTGCAAAGAGTGTCACCTGTTTATACCGAAGAGACAAATACAATATGCCAGGCAGTAAAAAAGAGTTTAAAAACGCCATTGAAGAGGGTGCAGAGTTTGTCTACAACGTCACACCGAAAGAGATTTTAGTGAATTCTGAAGGACACGTGGTTGGTATTGACATGCACAAAACGATTTTGGGTGCAAAAGATGCAAGTTGCCGTCAGTGCGTTGAAATTGTCAAAGGTGGCGATTTTAGAGTGGATGCGGATGTGATTATTTTTGCCCTAGGTTTTACCCCAACCATTCCACGCTTTTTGGCGGAAAATGGAATTGAGGTCAATAAATCAGGCTGTATTATGGTAAATCATGAGTACCAAACAAGCAAATCAGGAGTGTATGCTGGAGGCGATTGCAAACGAGGCTCCGACCTTGTGGTTACCGCAGCAAAAGAGGGTAAAGAGGCTGCCATGCACATCATTAAGAAATTGCTCGGATAA
- the gltB gene encoding glutamate synthase large subunit: MDLITGFKDNCGFGLIANIKNVPTHENVEDAITALERMMHRGAIAADGKSGDGSGLLFSMPVEFMKNEAKKLGVDLPKQFAVAMIFLQNDEQKQIFEETCEQNDLKVLLYRDVPVRTKALGKLALDSLPQIVQVFVTSSSLVATKRFEALLYLTRKMVEKKLAHASDFYIASFSSKVISYKGLVMPTYIKTFFPDLSDKAFKATFALFHQRFSTNTLPKWKLAQPFRTLAHNGEINSISANRFYTQVRSESIKSAIFTPEELQKLYPLTSDDVSDSASLDNMFEFMLINGFDFFKAIRSLIPVPWQNAPHMDAELRAFYEYSSINFEPWDGPAAISLTDGRYIACVLDRNGLRPAKYIITKDDRILISSEYGVLDIEEDNIIERGRLQSGQMIGLDLKFGKIMKDDDINDYIKSSNTYTEWLNKGLVYLQEFVDIPFSKTTDYVRENLEIEQRYFNVTQEVKDMVLEPMMKDGKEGVGSMGDDTPMAAFSTVQRNFSDYFKQKFAQVTNPPIDPIREKVVMSLNTNFGIIRNILEENEEHALCIKTISPILMQEKYEIIDSFGDASKPRYKTEYKNRYFSTLFEDNLKGSLEDLAYDILQSVKNEGVRVVFLDDRGMSEKQKPMPMTMVIGRINQVLLDEGVRSLVSIVAISGEALDAHSCATMVGFGASAIYPYLLYATVLDECKKSELNAYDTKTKLKNVSHALNQGLLKIMSKMGIATIASYRNSALFDVLGLSSEVVKECFNGAICLIPGLGYADIEERLNTNHQKAYALNINKKLFPLEIGGFYKYIDGQEFHDYHPNIVHAIHKAVVTAEKKDFTEFTKMVNNRGFKMIRDFFELKSDRAPISLEKVESKEAIFKRFATAAMSLGSISPEAHEALGEAMNKIGGMSNSGEGGEAPERLKTNKNSKIKQIASGRFGVTPEYLRSATEIQIKVAQGAKPGEGGQLPGHKVTPLIASLRYTVPGVTLISPPPHHDIYSIEDLAQLIFDMKQINPDAIITVKLVSTAGVGTIAAGVAKAYADKIIISGGDGGTGAAPHTSIKFAGNPWELGLSEAHNALKANHLRDSVHLQTDGGLKTGLDVIKAALLGAESYAFGTLSLTIIGCKVLRVCHLNRCSVGVATQDEKLRDHFVGTVDKLVNFFTLLAEDVREILAQLGYTHMEEIIGRSELLHVIDDSFAKKFDFSSVLMRLEGPNTHNGKTNDPFDKNEFEKEILKEVYKVIENPEEKIVLHKSICNTHRSFGTLISGEIAKYYGNKGLKDESIVLRLNGVAGQSLGAFLANGMSINLKGTANDYVGKGMNGGKIVIAPKYQGRGYSCAGNTCLYGATGGKLFVAGNVGERFCVRNSGATAVVEGTGDHACEYMTGGIVAILGSTGVNFGAGMTGGVAFIYDENRDFIDKLNQELVVAERIDTDDMDEARHFLKRLLRTHVNETVSFKATHILENFRDVLRDFWMVRPKDMTKVPLNPAQGD, translated from the coding sequence ATGGATCTTATTACAGGATTTAAAGACAATTGCGGTTTTGGTCTAATCGCAAACATAAAAAATGTCCCCACCCATGAAAATGTTGAAGATGCAATTACCGCATTGGAGCGCATGATGCATAGAGGTGCGATAGCAGCGGATGGTAAAAGTGGTGATGGAAGCGGTCTTTTGTTCTCCATGCCTGTTGAATTTATGAAAAATGAAGCAAAAAAATTAGGAGTTGACCTTCCAAAACAGTTCGCTGTTGCCATGATATTTTTACAAAATGATGAACAAAAACAGATTTTTGAAGAGACCTGTGAGCAAAATGACCTTAAAGTTCTTTTGTATCGTGACGTGCCTGTCAGAACAAAAGCATTAGGAAAATTAGCACTGGATTCTTTACCACAGATTGTACAAGTATTTGTGACATCGTCTTCATTGGTTGCGACCAAACGCTTCGAAGCACTTTTGTATTTAACCCGTAAAATGGTTGAGAAAAAGCTAGCACATGCCTCTGATTTTTACATTGCCTCATTTTCAAGTAAAGTGATTTCGTACAAAGGCTTGGTGATGCCAACGTACATTAAAACCTTTTTTCCTGATTTGAGCGACAAAGCGTTTAAAGCAACCTTTGCATTGTTTCATCAACGCTTTTCTACCAATACCCTGCCTAAGTGGAAATTGGCACAACCCTTTCGTACCCTTGCACACAATGGAGAAATTAACTCTATTTCAGCGAATCGTTTTTACACACAAGTAAGAAGTGAATCAATTAAAAGCGCTATTTTTACACCCGAAGAACTACAAAAACTTTATCCCTTAACCAGTGATGATGTAAGCGATAGTGCAAGTTTGGATAATATGTTTGAGTTTATGCTCATTAATGGTTTTGATTTTTTTAAAGCCATTCGCTCTTTAATTCCAGTACCGTGGCAAAATGCACCGCATATGGATGCAGAGCTTCGAGCCTTTTATGAATACTCTAGTATTAATTTTGAGCCATGGGATGGTCCTGCTGCAATTTCACTCACCGATGGACGTTACATAGCCTGTGTTTTAGATAGAAACGGTTTGCGTCCTGCTAAATATATTATTACCAAAGATGACCGTATTTTAATTTCAAGTGAGTATGGTGTTTTAGATATTGAAGAAGATAACATTATTGAACGTGGTCGTCTGCAAAGTGGACAGATGATAGGCTTAGACCTTAAGTTTGGCAAAATCATGAAAGATGATGATATTAACGACTACATCAAAAGTTCCAATACCTATACCGAATGGCTCAATAAAGGTTTGGTATACCTTCAAGAGTTTGTGGATATTCCTTTTTCTAAAACAACGGATTATGTGCGTGAAAATTTAGAGATAGAACAACGCTATTTCAATGTCACACAAGAAGTGAAAGACATGGTTTTAGAACCCATGATGAAAGATGGTAAAGAGGGCGTTGGCTCTATGGGTGATGATACTCCAATGGCTGCATTTAGTACCGTACAACGTAATTTTAGTGACTATTTTAAACAAAAATTTGCGCAAGTCACCAATCCACCTATTGATCCAATTCGTGAAAAAGTGGTGATGAGTTTAAATACCAATTTTGGAATTATTCGTAATATTTTGGAAGAAAATGAAGAGCATGCGTTGTGTATTAAAACGATTTCACCTATTTTGATGCAAGAGAAGTATGAGATTATTGATTCGTTTGGCGATGCTAGCAAACCTCGTTATAAGACAGAGTATAAAAATCGTTATTTCTCAACACTCTTTGAAGATAATCTAAAAGGTAGCTTGGAAGATCTTGCGTATGATATTTTGCAATCGGTAAAAAACGAGGGCGTACGTGTTGTTTTTCTTGATGATCGTGGTATGAGTGAAAAACAAAAACCAATGCCCATGACCATGGTGATTGGACGGATTAATCAAGTCTTGTTGGACGAGGGTGTACGCTCTTTGGTTTCAATTGTGGCTATTAGTGGTGAAGCCTTGGATGCACATTCGTGTGCTACCATGGTAGGATTTGGTGCAAGTGCAATTTATCCCTATCTTTTATACGCAACTGTATTGGATGAATGCAAAAAGAGTGAACTCAATGCCTACGATACAAAAACAAAACTCAAAAATGTAAGCCATGCTCTTAATCAAGGCTTACTTAAAATTATGTCTAAGATGGGTATTGCCACCATTGCTTCGTATCGAAATTCTGCCTTATTTGACGTACTAGGACTTTCCAGTGAAGTCGTTAAAGAGTGTTTTAATGGGGCTATTTGTTTAATCCCTGGTCTTGGATACGCTGATATTGAGGAGCGTTTGAATACAAATCATCAAAAGGCATATGCGCTTAATATCAACAAAAAACTTTTTCCCCTTGAAATTGGTGGTTTTTATAAATACATTGATGGGCAAGAGTTTCATGATTACCATCCAAACATTGTGCATGCCATTCATAAAGCCGTTGTCACAGCGGAGAAAAAAGATTTTACAGAATTTACCAAAATGGTCAATAACCGTGGTTTTAAAATGATTCGTGACTTTTTTGAACTTAAATCCGATCGTGCACCTATCTCATTGGAGAAAGTAGAGAGCAAAGAGGCGATTTTTAAACGTTTTGCCACTGCGGCCATGAGTTTAGGTTCTATCTCTCCAGAAGCACATGAAGCGCTGGGCGAGGCAATGAATAAAATTGGCGGTATGAGTAACTCAGGTGAGGGTGGTGAAGCGCCAGAGCGTCTTAAAACCAACAAAAACTCTAAAATTAAGCAGATTGCATCGGGTCGTTTTGGTGTTACTCCTGAGTATTTACGTTCAGCCACAGAGATTCAAATCAAAGTAGCACAAGGGGCAAAACCAGGTGAGGGCGGACAATTGCCAGGGCATAAGGTAACACCTTTAATTGCCTCTTTACGCTATACCGTTCCTGGCGTGACGCTCATCTCACCACCACCGCATCATGATATTTACTCTATCGAAGATTTAGCACAACTTATTTTTGATATGAAGCAGATTAATCCTGATGCGATTATTACGGTTAAATTGGTTTCGACCGCAGGTGTTGGAACGATTGCTGCGGGTGTGGCAAAAGCGTATGCGGATAAAATTATTATCTCTGGAGGGGATGGTGGTACAGGTGCAGCACCTCATACGTCGATTAAATTTGCAGGAAATCCTTGGGAATTAGGACTTAGCGAAGCACACAATGCGTTAAAAGCAAACCATTTGCGTGATAGCGTGCATCTTCAAACCGATGGAGGTTTAAAAACAGGACTTGATGTTATCAAGGCTGCTTTATTGGGTGCAGAGAGTTATGCCTTTGGAACGCTTTCTTTGACCATCATTGGATGTAAAGTCCTTCGTGTTTGTCATCTCAATCGCTGTTCTGTGGGTGTTGCCACGCAAGATGAGAAACTTCGAGATCATTTTGTAGGAACGGTGGATAAGCTAGTGAACTTCTTTACGCTTTTAGCCGAAGATGTAAGGGAAATTCTTGCACAGCTAGGGTATACGCATATGGAAGAGATTATTGGACGCAGTGAGCTTTTACATGTAATCGATGATAGCTTTGCGAAAAAGTTTGATTTCTCCTCCGTGCTCATGCGCCTTGAAGGTCCAAATACTCACAATGGAAAAACCAATGATCCGTTTGATAAAAACGAATTTGAAAAAGAGATTTTAAAAGAGGTTTACAAAGTTATTGAAAATCCTGAGGAAAAAATAGTATTACACAAAAGTATTTGCAATACCCATCGAAGTTTTGGAACCTTGATTAGCGGCGAAATTGCAAAATATTATGGCAATAAAGGATTAAAAGATGAGAGCATTGTTTTAAGACTCAATGGTGTTGCGGGTCAATCTTTGGGTGCTTTTTTAGCCAATGGTATGAGTATTAACCTCAAAGGAACTGCCAATGATTATGTAGGCAAAGGCATGAACGGTGGTAAAATCGTCATCGCACCTAAATATCAAGGTAGAGGCTACTCGTGTGCGGGAAATACCTGTTTGTACGGCGCAACGGGAGGAAAACTTTTTGTTGCAGGCAATGTAGGTGAGCGTTTTTGTGTACGAAATTCAGGCGCTACGGCTGTGGTTGAGGGAACGGGTGATCATGCCTGTGAATACATGACAGGTGGCATCGTTGCTATTTTAGGAAGTACGGGTGTAAACTTTGGTGCGGGTATGACGGGTGGCGTGGCATTTATTTACGATGAAAATCGTGATTTTATTGATAAACTCAATCAAGAACTCGTGGTCGCTGAACGTATTGATACCGATGATATGGATGAAGCACGTCACTTTTTAAAACGCCTCCTTAGAACCCATGTCAATGAAACCGTGAGTTTTAAAGCGACGCATATTTTAGAGAATTTCCGTGATGTACTGCGAGATTTTTGGATGGTGCGCCCCAAAGATATGACCAAAGTACCACTTAATCCAGCGCAAGGAGACTAA
- the fliN gene encoding flagellar motor switch protein FliN, with translation MDAVDQEYVERKLLSGFENLLDISVDFVAELGTTNITIQRLLKLEKGSVIDLEKPAGESVELYINNKIFGKGEVMVYEKNLAIRINEILDSKTVIQYFKKENR, from the coding sequence TTGGACGCAGTCGATCAAGAATATGTCGAACGCAAACTTCTTTCAGGATTTGAAAATTTACTGGATATTAGTGTTGATTTCGTGGCAGAACTTGGCACCACCAATATTACCATTCAACGTCTTTTAAAACTCGAAAAAGGCTCTGTTATTGACCTTGAAAAGCCAGCAGGCGAGAGCGTTGAGCTCTACATCAACAATAAGATTTTTGGTAAAGGCGAAGTGATGGTGTACGAGAAAAACCTTGCCATTCGTATCAATGAAATTTTAGACTCAAAAACCGTTATTCAATACTTTAAAAAAGAGAATCGATGA
- the accD gene encoding acetyl-CoA carboxylase, carboxyltransferase subunit beta, which translates to MRFAEIFSSIRKMQSTPSEAPSHWVKCGSCQSLMYYKEIEQCLNVCPKCGFHMRISAKQRIEQLCDEGSFLEFDTNLIPIDPLKFVDKKSYKKRIEEAQEKTGKNSSVVCGSCQINGVSVQLVVFDFAFMGGSLGSVEGEKIVRAINRAIANKEGLIIISASGGARMQESTFSLLQMSKTSAALTKLADAKLPYISILTDPTMGGVSASFAFLGDIIMAEPGALVGFAGQRVIKQTIGADLPEGFQKAEFLLEHGLIDMIVKRSDMKDVLSNLLTLLGGCCHKDTFELKLKA; encoded by the coding sequence ATGCGATTTGCAGAAATTTTCAGCAGCATTCGAAAAATGCAATCTACTCCAAGCGAAGCCCCAAGCCATTGGGTAAAGTGTGGTTCATGCCAATCTTTGATGTATTATAAAGAAATTGAACAGTGTTTAAATGTCTGCCCAAAATGCGGTTTTCATATGCGCATTTCCGCAAAGCAACGTATCGAACAATTATGCGATGAGGGAAGTTTTCTTGAGTTTGATACGAACCTCATTCCCATTGACCCCCTTAAATTTGTTGATAAAAAATCGTACAAAAAACGTATTGAAGAGGCACAGGAAAAAACAGGCAAAAATTCTTCTGTTGTATGTGGTTCATGCCAAATAAACGGAGTAAGTGTTCAGCTTGTGGTATTTGATTTTGCCTTTATGGGTGGAAGTTTAGGCTCGGTTGAGGGCGAAAAGATTGTCCGTGCCATAAACCGTGCTATTGCCAATAAAGAGGGCTTAATTATTATCAGTGCGAGTGGTGGGGCACGTATGCAAGAGAGTACATTTTCTTTGCTTCAAATGTCTAAGACATCCGCAGCGCTTACCAAGCTTGCTGATGCAAAATTACCGTATATTTCTATTTTAACAGACCCAACTATGGGTGGGGTCAGTGCATCCTTTGCCTTTTTAGGCGATATTATTATGGCAGAACCAGGTGCGTTGGTTGGTTTTGCAGGCCAAAGAGTCATTAAGCAAACCATTGGTGCCGATTTACCAGAAGGTTTTCAAAAAGCAGAGTTTTTGCTGGAGCATGGTTTAATTGATATGATTGTAAAACGAAGTGATATGAAAGATGTTTTATCAAATTTACTCACACTTTTAGGCGGATGTTGCCATAAAGATACGTTTGAACTAAAACTTAAAGCATGA
- the dksA gene encoding RNA polymerase-binding protein DksA, with amino-acid sequence MREHELKHFEDILKERKVQIKKNIEDSMREIEDLSDSEVGDEADHASVSTDRMIEQAISAQQTRELNEIEFALNKIRNGSYGICEMCEEDIGFQRLKVKPHARYCIVCREIIEKSAKNK; translated from the coding sequence ATGAGAGAGCACGAGCTAAAGCATTTTGAGGACATTCTTAAAGAAAGAAAAGTTCAAATTAAGAAAAATATTGAAGATTCAATGCGAGAGATTGAAGATTTAAGTGACAGTGAAGTGGGCGATGAGGCAGATCATGCTTCTGTGAGTACCGATCGTATGATTGAGCAAGCGATTAGTGCTCAACAAACCAGAGAACTCAATGAAATTGAGTTTGCACTTAATAAAATTCGCAATGGCAGTTACGGTATTTGCGAAATGTGTGAGGAAGATATTGGTTTTCAACGCCTTAAAGTGAAACCTCATGCAAGATATTGTATTGTATGTCGAGAAATCATAGAGAAATCAGCAAAAAACAAGTAA